A stretch of the Mycobacterium shigaense genome encodes the following:
- the panC gene encoding pantoate--beta-alanine ligase gives MNALRPRTPAFRPGELNLYSAPREVTDVSRALRTTGRRVMLVPTMGALHDGHLSLVRAAKRVPGSVVAVSIFVNPLQFGAAEDLDAYPRTLDADVALLRGEGVEIVFAPTAAEMYPDGLRTTVQPGPLAAELEGSIRPTHFAGVLTVVLKLLQIVRPDRVFFGEKDYQQLIMIRQMVSDLNLGVAVVGVPTVREPDGLAMSSRNRYLDPAQRELAVTLSAALTAGAHAAHHGAAAALDAARAVLDGVPAIGVDYVELRDADLGPLQPGRTGRLLVAARLGGTRLLDNIAIEVQATPAPVGPDTNESPWRN, from the coding sequence ATGAACGCGCTACGGCCCCGCACGCCGGCCTTCAGGCCCGGCGAACTCAACCTGTACTCGGCACCGCGCGAAGTCACCGACGTCAGCCGCGCGCTGCGGACCACCGGTCGCCGGGTGATGCTGGTGCCCACGATGGGCGCCCTGCACGACGGGCACCTGTCGCTGGTGCGCGCCGCCAAGCGGGTGCCCGGATCCGTCGTCGCGGTCTCGATCTTCGTCAATCCGCTGCAATTCGGCGCCGCGGAAGACCTGGACGCCTACCCTCGCACGCTGGACGCCGACGTGGCGCTGCTGCGCGGCGAGGGCGTCGAAATCGTCTTCGCGCCGACCGCGGCCGAGATGTATCCGGACGGCCTGCGCACCACCGTGCAGCCCGGCCCGCTGGCCGCCGAGCTCGAAGGAAGCATCCGGCCAACGCATTTCGCCGGTGTGCTGACCGTGGTGCTTAAGCTGCTGCAGATCGTGCGCCCCGACCGGGTGTTCTTCGGCGAGAAGGACTACCAGCAGCTGATCATGATCCGGCAGATGGTCAGCGACTTGAACCTCGGGGTCGCGGTGGTCGGCGTACCGACCGTGCGCGAGCCCGACGGTTTGGCGATGTCGTCGCGCAACCGCTACCTGGACCCCGCGCAACGCGAACTGGCCGTGACGCTTTCGGCCGCGCTGACGGCCGGTGCGCACGCCGCGCACCACGGCGCCGCGGCCGCACTGGACGCCGCGCGGGCCGTGCTCGACGGCGTGCCCGCCATCGGCGTCGACTACGTGGAGCTGCGCGACGCGGACCTCGGTCCGCTGCAACCCGGCCGGACCGGGCGCCTGCTCGTCGCTGCCCGGCTGGGCGGCACCAGACTGTTGGACAACATCGCGATCGAAGTG
- a CDS encoding Rossmann-like and DUF2520 domain-containing protein: MVQLDGLRPARLKVGIISAGRVGTALGVALERADHVVVACSAISHASRQRAQRRLPDTHVAAPPDVAADAELLLLAVPDSELAGLVSGLAATAAVRPGTIVVHTSGANGVGILQPLAQDGCIPLAIHPAMTFTGSDEDISRLPDTCFGITAADEVGYAIGQSLVLEMGGEPFCVAEDARLLYHAALAHAGNHIVAVLADALDALRAALRGSELLGQQLVDEQPGGLAERVIGPLARAALENTLVRGQAALTGPVARGDAAAVAAHLAALNRVDPELAQAYRVNALRTAQRAHAPQDVVEVLAR, from the coding sequence ATGGTGCAGCTCGACGGATTGCGCCCCGCGCGGCTCAAGGTGGGAATCATCTCGGCCGGCCGGGTAGGTACCGCGCTGGGAGTGGCGCTGGAGCGCGCCGATCACGTGGTGGTGGCGTGCAGCGCCATTTCGCATGCGTCCCGGCAGCGGGCACAGCGCCGGCTGCCTGACACCCACGTGGCCGCCCCGCCGGACGTGGCGGCCGATGCCGAGCTGCTGCTGTTGGCCGTTCCCGACAGCGAACTGGCCGGCTTGGTGTCCGGCCTCGCCGCGACCGCGGCGGTGCGCCCCGGCACCATCGTGGTGCACACGTCCGGCGCCAACGGCGTCGGCATCTTGCAACCGCTGGCCCAGGACGGCTGCATACCGCTCGCAATTCATCCGGCGATGACATTCACCGGCTCCGACGAGGACATCAGCCGCCTGCCGGACACCTGCTTCGGGATCACCGCGGCCGACGAGGTCGGATACGCCATCGGGCAGTCGCTGGTGCTCGAGATGGGCGGGGAGCCGTTCTGTGTGGCCGAGGATGCCCGCCTGCTCTATCACGCCGCGCTGGCCCACGCCGGCAACCACATCGTCGCGGTGCTCGCCGATGCACTCGACGCGCTGCGGGCCGCGCTGCGCGGCAGCGAACTGTTGGGCCAGCAACTCGTCGACGAGCAGCCGGGCGGCCTCGCCGAACGCGTCATCGGGCCGCTGGCCCGCGCGGCGTTGGAGAACACCCTGGTCCGTGGGCAGGCCGCGCTCACCGGCCCGGTCGCGCGCGGTGATGCCGCCGCCGTCGCGGCGCACCTGGCCGCGCTGAACCGCGTCGACCCGGAACTGGCCCAGGCCTATCGCGTGAACGCCCTGCGCACCGCGCAGCGCGCCCATGCCCCGCAGGACGTCGTCGAGGTACTGGCCCGATGA
- a CDS encoding DUF6779 domain-containing protein produces MTVLSRGARVRRGGRRPGWVLLTTLLVLAMGASCALVFTNRVELLKLAVILALWAAAAGAFVSVMYRRQSDADQSRVRDLKMVYDLQLDREISARREYELTVESQLRRELATELQAQAADDIAALRAELATLRTSLEILFDTDLEHRPALGAMETDTPPARAYSDWDRGDDNAPVDWVSSDRVTSVRPDDSPGRGESGADESAIIDVPEEPLLPSRPRERPRYEYDSQALYETPQARYESAPAAPYLPPQEPPRAAAQMPPQPVPEPRHHTPPPAPTASPTAEPGRAAPGWRPVGADGQWLPPGAAGSHWAGDDSPTPPPSSGRRRRYRDAAPEELADQAAPVSEPAEANPAQPYGEPGRRSRSRHSAEYRDYGVRNFVPDGAPMPPPQAPAAAPTAGPPPQHDSPPSEDGPPPRLAPPPHPEPAPRHRGADPTPDGWEDSEESSRSGGQSVAELLARLQVQPSGGGGRRRRED; encoded by the coding sequence ATGACCGTTCTGTCCCGCGGCGCCCGGGTCCGGCGCGGCGGCCGCAGGCCGGGGTGGGTGCTCTTGACCACGTTGCTGGTCCTCGCCATGGGGGCCAGCTGCGCGCTTGTTTTCACCAACCGCGTGGAACTTCTCAAGCTCGCTGTGATCCTGGCCCTGTGGGCCGCCGCCGCCGGTGCGTTCGTGTCGGTGATGTACCGCCGGCAAAGCGACGCCGACCAGTCGCGGGTGCGTGACCTGAAGATGGTCTACGACCTGCAGCTGGATCGCGAGATCTCGGCCCGCCGCGAGTACGAGCTGACCGTGGAATCCCAGCTGCGCCGCGAGCTGGCCACCGAGTTGCAGGCGCAGGCCGCCGACGACATCGCCGCGTTGCGCGCGGAACTGGCGACGCTGCGGACCAGCCTGGAAATCCTGTTCGACACGGACCTCGAGCACCGACCGGCGCTGGGGGCGATGGAGACCGACACGCCGCCGGCCCGGGCGTACAGCGACTGGGACCGCGGCGACGACAACGCCCCGGTCGACTGGGTGTCGAGCGATCGAGTGACCTCGGTTCGCCCGGACGACTCGCCCGGCCGCGGCGAGAGCGGCGCCGACGAGTCCGCGATCATCGACGTGCCCGAGGAACCGCTGCTGCCGTCGCGCCCGCGGGAGCGGCCCCGCTACGAGTACGACTCGCAGGCCCTGTACGAAACGCCGCAAGCGCGTTATGAGAGCGCGCCGGCAGCGCCGTACCTGCCGCCGCAGGAACCGCCCCGCGCGGCCGCGCAGATGCCGCCCCAGCCGGTGCCCGAGCCGCGCCACCACACCCCGCCGCCGGCGCCTACCGCGTCCCCGACGGCCGAACCGGGGCGGGCCGCGCCCGGGTGGCGGCCGGTCGGCGCCGACGGGCAGTGGTTGCCCCCGGGGGCGGCAGGCAGCCACTGGGCCGGGGATGATTCGCCGACGCCGCCGCCTTCGTCGGGCCGGCGCCGCCGGTACCGGGATGCCGCACCCGAGGAACTCGCGGACCAGGCCGCGCCGGTGAGCGAACCGGCCGAGGCCAACCCCGCGCAGCCCTACGGCGAACCCGGCCGGCGCTCGCGCTCGCGCCATTCGGCGGAGTACCGCGACTACGGCGTGCGGAACTTCGTCCCGGACGGGGCCCCGATGCCCCCGCCGCAAGCTCCCGCCGCCGCACCGACCGCCGGGCCGCCGCCGCAGCACGACTCGCCGCCATCCGAGGACGGGCCGCCGCCGCGGCTGGCGCCGCCGCCGCATCCCGAGCCGGCACCCCGGCACCGCGGCGCGGACCCCACGCCGGATGGGTGGGAGGACTCGGAGGAGAGCTCGCGCAGCGGCGGCCAGTCGGTCGCCGAATTGCTGGCGCGGCTGCAGGTGCAGCCGTCCGGCGGCGGCGGGCGCCGCCGCCGCGAGGACTGA
- a CDS encoding DUF3180 domain-containing protein gives MGPTRKRELTGAVVGVAFLSYLVVVQLYRFFPPITVWTGLSLLGVAIAEALWARHVRTKISDGEIGAAPGWLHPLAVARSLLVAKASAWVGALVLGWWVGVLVYFLPRRSWLRAAAEDTTGTVVAAVSALALVVAALLLQHCCKSPPDPTERGEGAET, from the coding sequence ATGGGGCCTACCCGCAAGCGTGAACTGACGGGCGCGGTGGTCGGCGTCGCGTTCCTGAGCTACCTGGTAGTTGTCCAGCTGTACCGATTCTTTCCACCGATCACGGTGTGGACCGGGCTGTCGCTGCTGGGGGTCGCGATCGCCGAGGCGTTGTGGGCGCGGCATGTCCGCACCAAGATCAGCGACGGCGAGATCGGCGCCGCACCCGGCTGGCTACACCCGCTGGCCGTGGCGCGCAGCCTGCTGGTCGCCAAGGCGTCGGCCTGGGTGGGGGCGCTGGTGCTGGGCTGGTGGGTGGGCGTGTTGGTGTACTTCCTGCCGCGGCGGTCCTGGCTGCGCGCAGCCGCTGAGGACACCACGGGCACGGTCGTAGCCGCGGTGAGCGCGCTGGCGTTGGTGGTTGCCGCACTGTTGCTGCAGCATTGCTGCAAGTCGCCCCCGGACCCGACCGAACGCGGCGAGGGAGCCGAAACCTAG
- the folK gene encoding 2-amino-4-hydroxy-6-hydroxymethyldihydropteridine diphosphokinase, which translates to MTRVVLSIGSNLGDRLARLQSVVDGLGDAVRAVSPVYETDPWGRVEQAPFLNAVLIAEDPACDGQAWLRRAQGFEQAAGRVRGERWGPRSLDVDLIVCYGETEVISRENNLTLPHPLAHLRAFVMVPWLAVDPDARLTLADGPQPVACLLAQLDPADRDSVRLSALTLEAG; encoded by the coding sequence ATGACGCGCGTCGTCCTTTCCATCGGTTCCAATCTCGGCGACCGGCTGGCGCGGCTGCAGTCGGTCGTCGACGGGCTCGGCGACGCGGTGCGCGCGGTTTCGCCGGTGTACGAGACCGATCCCTGGGGACGCGTGGAGCAAGCACCCTTCCTCAACGCGGTGCTGATAGCCGAGGACCCGGCCTGCGACGGGCAGGCGTGGCTGCGTCGGGCGCAGGGCTTCGAACAAGCCGCGGGCCGGGTTCGTGGCGAACGCTGGGGCCCGCGCAGTCTCGACGTCGACCTGATCGTCTGCTATGGCGAGACCGAGGTCATTTCCCGCGAGAACAATCTCACCCTGCCGCACCCGCTCGCGCACCTGCGGGCGTTCGTCATGGTCCCGTGGCTGGCCGTCGACCCGGATGCCCGGCTGACCCTCGCCGACGGGCCGCAGCCCGTCGCCTGCCTGCTGGCCCAGCTGGACCCGGCCGACCGGGACAGTGTCCGGCTGTCCGCCCTGACGCTCGAGGCGGGCTGA
- the folB gene encoding dihydroneopterin aldolase, with protein MADRIELRGLTIHGRHGVFDYERAAGQDFVIDITVWIDLDEAAASDELTDTYDYAALAQRAADIVAGPPRNLIETVGAQIADGVMDDARVHAVEVTVHKPRAPIPHQFDDVAVVIRRSRRGGRGSVIPASGV; from the coding sequence ATGGCTGATCGAATCGAGTTGCGCGGCTTGACCATTCACGGCCGACATGGAGTTTTCGACTACGAGCGGGCCGCGGGGCAGGACTTCGTCATCGATATCACCGTGTGGATCGACCTGGACGAGGCCGCCGCCAGCGATGAGCTGACCGACACCTACGACTACGCAGCGCTGGCCCAACGGGCAGCCGACATCGTCGCGGGCCCGCCGCGGAACCTGATCGAAACCGTCGGCGCCCAGATCGCCGACGGCGTAATGGACGACGCCCGCGTCCACGCCGTCGAGGTGACGGTGCACAAGCCGCGCGCCCCGATTCCGCATCAGTTCGACGATGTGGCGGTGGTGATCCGGCGGTCGCGGCGGGGCGGTCGCGGCTCGGTCATTCCGGCGAGCGGGGTGTGA
- the folP gene encoding dihydropteroate synthase, whose amino-acid sequence MGVLNVTDDSFSDGGRYLDADSAVAHGLAMAAAGAAIVDVGGESTRPGAVRIDPEAEASRVVPVVKDIAAQGITVSIDTMHADVARAALDSGARIVNDVSGGRADPAMAPLLAEAGVPWVLMHWRSVSAAEPHRAPHYRDVVAEVRAELLAGVDDAVAAGVDPAKVIIDPGLGFAKTGQHNWALLHALPELVGTGVPVLLGASRKRFLGTLLGAPDGTPRPPDGRETATAVISALAALSGVWGVRVHDVRASVDALKVVGAWAHGERAGCDG is encoded by the coding sequence ATGGGCGTGCTGAACGTCACCGATGACTCGTTCTCGGATGGCGGACGGTATCTGGACGCCGACAGCGCCGTCGCGCATGGCCTGGCAATGGCCGCGGCGGGTGCGGCAATCGTGGACGTCGGTGGGGAGTCGACGCGGCCCGGTGCGGTGCGCATAGATCCAGAGGCCGAGGCGTCGCGCGTGGTTCCCGTCGTCAAAGATATTGCTGCACAAGGTATCACTGTCAGCATCGACACCATGCACGCGGACGTGGCGCGGGCGGCACTGGACAGTGGGGCGCGGATAGTCAACGACGTCTCGGGCGGGCGGGCCGATCCCGCGATGGCGCCGCTGCTGGCCGAAGCCGGCGTGCCCTGGGTGCTGATGCACTGGCGGTCGGTGTCCGCCGCCGAACCCCACCGGGCCCCGCACTACCGTGACGTCGTCGCCGAGGTGCGCGCCGAACTGCTGGCAGGCGTCGACGACGCGGTTGCCGCCGGCGTCGATCCGGCGAAGGTGATCATCGATCCCGGGCTCGGATTCGCCAAGACCGGCCAACACAATTGGGCGCTGTTGCACGCGCTGCCGGAATTGGTCGGCACCGGGGTCCCGGTGCTGCTCGGCGCCTCGCGCAAACGGTTTCTCGGTACGTTGTTGGGCGCACCGGACGGGACGCCGCGACCGCCCGACGGGCGCGAGACGGCGACGGCGGTGATTTCCGCGCTGGCCGCGCTGTCCGGAGTGTGGGGGGTGCGGGTGCACGACGTGCGGGCCTCCGTCGACGCGCTCAAGGTTGTTGGCGCGTGGGCGCACGGCGAACGGGCGGGATGCGATGGCTGA
- the folE gene encoding GTP cyclohydrolase I FolE produces the protein MALPVTPNPVGRIHTFDQQRAEDAIRELLHAIGEDPDRDGLRDTPARVARAYREMFAGLYTDPDTVLNTMFDEDHDEMVIVKEIPLYSTCEHHLVSFHGVAHVGYIPGRDGRVTGLSKIARLVDLYAKRPQVQERLTSQIADALVNKLDPRGVIVVVEAEHLCLAMRGVRKPGAVTTTSAVRGQFKTSAASRAEALDLILRK, from the coding sequence ATGGCGCTGCCGGTGACCCCCAACCCGGTCGGCCGCATACACACGTTCGACCAGCAACGCGCCGAGGACGCGATCCGCGAGTTGCTGCACGCGATCGGCGAAGATCCGGACCGGGATGGCTTGCGCGACACGCCGGCTCGCGTCGCTCGCGCCTACCGCGAGATGTTCGCCGGGCTCTACACCGACCCCGACACCGTGCTGAACACCATGTTCGACGAGGACCACGACGAGATGGTGATCGTTAAGGAAATCCCGCTGTACTCCACCTGCGAGCACCATCTGGTGTCGTTTCACGGCGTGGCACATGTCGGCTACATCCCCGGCCGGGACGGCCGGGTCACCGGCTTGTCGAAGATCGCCCGCCTGGTGGACCTCTACGCCAAGCGGCCGCAGGTGCAGGAGCGACTCACCAGCCAAATCGCCGATGCGCTGGTGAACAAGCTCGATCCGCGCGGGGTCATCGTGGTGGTCGAGGCCGAGCACCTGTGCTTGGCGATGCGCGGGGTCCGCAAGCCCGGCGCCGTCACCACGACGTCGGCGGTGCGCGGTCAGTTCAAAACCAGTGCGGCTTCTCGAGCCGAGGCGCTCGACCTCATCTTGCGTAAGTGA
- the ftsH gene encoding ATP-dependent zinc metalloprotease FtsH: MNRKNVIRTVTAIAVVLLLGWSFFYFSDDTRGFKPVDTSVAMAQINGDNVKSAQIDDREQQLRLTLKKGNNDTDNSDKVITKYPNGYAVDLFNALNAKNAKVSTVVNEGSILGELLVYVLPLLLLVGLFVMFSRMQGGARMGFGFGKSRAKQLSKDMPKTTFADVAGVDEAVEELYEIKDFLQNPSRYQALGAKIPKGVLLYGPPGTGKTLLARAVAGEAGVPFFTISGSDFVEMFVGVGASRVRDLFEQAKQNSPCIIFVDEIDAVGRQRGAGLGGGHDEREQTLNQLLVEMDGFGDRAGVILIAATNRPDILDPALLRPGRFDRQIPVSNPDLAGRRAVLRVHSKGKPIAPEADLDGLAKRTVGMTGADLANVINEAALLTARENGTVITSPALEEAVDRVIGGPRRKGRIISEQEKKITAYHEGGHTLAAWAMPDIDPVYKVTILARGRTGGHAVAVPEEDKGLRTRSEMVAQLVFAMGGRAAEELVFREPTTGAVSDIEQATKIARAMVTEYGMSSKLGAVKYGTEHGDPFLGRSMGTQSDYSHEVARDIDDEIRKLIEAAHTEAWEILTEYRDVLDTLAGELLEKETLHRAELEGIFAGVEKRPRLTVFDDFGGRIPSDKPPIKTPGELAIERGEPWPPPVAEPAFKAAIAAASQAAEAVRAEADRNANGGNGSRGPAGDDQGHRPTQPDYGAPAGWHAPGWPPQQPQPGQWYPPPQQQPHWPQPAPSYPGPQNHGHQGPQGPHAGQGQPAVPPYPPCPPPGQPSPDAGKSPEQPKDDVSRSNPPARS; the protein is encoded by the coding sequence ATGAACCGGAAAAACGTGATTCGCACCGTCACGGCGATCGCCGTGGTGCTGTTGCTGGGCTGGTCGTTCTTCTATTTCAGCGACGACACCCGAGGCTTCAAGCCTGTCGACACTTCGGTGGCGATGGCGCAGATCAACGGTGACAACGTCAAGAGCGCGCAGATCGATGACCGCGAGCAGCAACTGCGGTTGACCCTCAAGAAGGGCAACAACGACACCGACAACTCCGACAAGGTCATCACCAAATACCCCAATGGCTACGCCGTCGACCTCTTCAACGCGCTCAATGCGAAGAACGCGAAGGTCAGCACCGTCGTCAACGAGGGCAGCATCCTGGGCGAGCTGCTCGTGTACGTGCTGCCGCTGCTGTTGCTGGTGGGGCTGTTCGTGATGTTCTCGCGCATGCAGGGCGGCGCCCGGATGGGCTTCGGTTTCGGCAAGTCCCGCGCCAAGCAACTGTCCAAGGACATGCCCAAGACCACCTTCGCCGACGTCGCCGGCGTCGACGAGGCGGTCGAGGAGCTCTACGAGATCAAGGACTTCCTGCAGAACCCCAGCCGGTATCAGGCGCTGGGCGCCAAGATTCCCAAGGGCGTGCTGCTCTACGGGCCGCCCGGTACCGGTAAGACGCTGCTAGCCCGCGCCGTGGCCGGCGAGGCCGGGGTGCCGTTCTTCACCATCTCGGGGTCCGACTTCGTCGAGATGTTCGTCGGTGTCGGCGCCTCGCGAGTGCGTGATCTCTTCGAACAGGCCAAGCAGAACAGCCCGTGCATCATCTTCGTCGACGAGATCGACGCGGTGGGCCGCCAGCGCGGCGCCGGGCTGGGCGGCGGCCACGACGAGCGCGAGCAGACGCTGAACCAGTTGCTGGTCGAGATGGACGGTTTCGGTGACCGCGCCGGGGTCATCCTGATCGCCGCGACCAACCGGCCCGACATCCTGGACCCCGCGCTGCTGCGGCCCGGCCGCTTCGATCGCCAGATCCCGGTGTCCAACCCCGACCTGGCCGGGCGCCGCGCCGTGCTGCGCGTGCATTCGAAGGGCAAGCCGATCGCCCCGGAGGCCGATCTGGACGGGCTGGCCAAGCGGACCGTCGGCATGACCGGCGCCGACCTGGCCAACGTCATCAATGAGGCGGCCCTGCTGACCGCGCGGGAGAACGGCACCGTCATCACCAGCCCCGCCCTCGAGGAGGCGGTCGACCGGGTGATCGGCGGCCCGCGCCGCAAGGGCCGGATCATCAGCGAGCAGGAAAAGAAGATCACCGCCTACCACGAAGGCGGGCACACCCTGGCCGCCTGGGCGATGCCGGACATCGACCCGGTCTACAAGGTGACGATCCTGGCCCGCGGCCGCACCGGCGGCCACGCCGTCGCGGTGCCCGAGGAGGACAAGGGCCTACGGACCCGCTCGGAGATGGTCGCTCAGCTGGTGTTCGCGATGGGCGGGCGCGCCGCCGAGGAGCTGGTGTTCCGCGAGCCGACGACCGGCGCGGTGTCCGATATCGAGCAGGCCACCAAGATCGCGCGCGCGATGGTCACCGAATACGGCATGAGTTCCAAGCTGGGGGCCGTCAAATACGGCACCGAGCATGGCGACCCGTTCCTGGGCCGGTCGATGGGCACCCAGTCCGATTATTCCCACGAAGTCGCCCGCGATATCGACGACGAGATCCGCAAGCTCATCGAGGCCGCGCACACCGAGGCGTGGGAGATCCTCACCGAGTACCGCGACGTGCTCGACACCTTGGCCGGCGAGCTGCTGGAAAAGGAGACCCTGCACCGAGCCGAGCTGGAGGGCATCTTCGCCGGCGTCGAAAAGCGGCCTCGCCTGACAGTGTTCGACGATTTCGGCGGACGCATTCCGTCGGACAAGCCGCCGATCAAGACGCCCGGTGAGCTGGCGATCGAACGCGGCGAGCCGTGGCCGCCGCCCGTCGCCGAGCCCGCCTTCAAAGCGGCCATCGCGGCGGCCAGCCAGGCGGCCGAGGCCGTCCGGGCCGAAGCCGACCGAAATGCCAACGGCGGCAACGGCTCTCGTGGTCCTGCCGGTGATGACCAAGGGCATCGCCCGACCCAGCCCGACTACGGTGCGCCCGCGGGCTGGCACGCGCCGGGCTGGCCGCCCCAGCAACCGCAGCCGGGTCAGTGGTACCCGCCCCCGCAGCAGCAGCCGCATTGGCCGCAGCCGGCGCCCAGCTATCCCGGCCCGCAAAACCACGGCCACCAGGGTCCGCAGGGCCCGCACGCGGGTCAGGGTCAGCCGGCCGTCCCGCCCTATCCGCCTTGCCCCCCGCCGGGCCAGCCCAGCCCGGATGCCGGAAAATCTCCGGAGCAGCCGAAGGACGACGTGAGCCGGTCCAACCCGCCGGCCCGCAGCTGA
- a CDS encoding VOC family protein — protein MRLDHVVVWTKDPRAAVDFYSRVVGLTPVRLTEFEAGEAPFPSVRVCADSIIDLVPLGMAAGSATTARVAEGGAGNRLNHLCLALTKPEYDALDQRLRAAGVDTGARLSQSFGARGRSPQAFYFRDPDGNVIEARYYE, from the coding sequence GTGAGGCTAGACCACGTCGTGGTGTGGACGAAGGATCCGCGGGCAGCGGTGGATTTCTACTCGCGGGTGGTCGGGCTCACGCCGGTCCGGCTCACGGAGTTCGAGGCCGGCGAGGCGCCGTTCCCGAGCGTGCGGGTGTGCGCCGACTCGATCATCGACCTGGTGCCGCTGGGCATGGCCGCTGGCAGCGCGACGACGGCGCGAGTCGCCGAGGGCGGCGCCGGCAATCGCCTCAACCATCTGTGCCTGGCGTTGACGAAGCCCGAGTACGACGCGCTGGACCAGCGACTGCGGGCCGCCGGGGTGGACACCGGCGCGCGGCTGAGCCAGAGCTTCGGCGCCCGAGGGCGGTCGCCGCAGGCGTTTTACTTCCGTGATCCGGACGGCAATGTGATCGAAGCCCGCTATTACGAGTGA
- a CDS encoding alpha/beta fold hydrolase, producing the protein MSSPPSTERLVDTNGVRLRVIEAGERGAPVVVLAHGFPELAYSWRHQIPVLAGAGYHVLAPDQRGYGGSSRPDAIDAYDIHHLTGDIVGLLDDVGAQRAVWIGHDWGAAVVWNAPLLHPDRVAAVAALSVPVTPRPHVAPTRAWRKAFGENFFYILYFQEPGVADAELNADPARVMRRMLGSLRSDGQNAIARMATPGPEGFLDRLAEPDGLPDWITQDELDHYVAEFTRTGFTGGLNWYRNFDRNWETTPELADAKISVPCLFIGGTADPVLTFTRADRAAQAISGPYRQLLIEGAGHWLQQERPDEVNAALLDFLNGLDLR; encoded by the coding sequence TTGTCGAGTCCCCCCTCCACCGAACGGTTAGTCGACACCAACGGCGTGCGCCTGCGCGTGATCGAGGCCGGCGAGCGCGGCGCCCCCGTCGTGGTCCTGGCCCACGGCTTTCCCGAACTGGCCTACTCCTGGCGTCACCAGATCCCGGTGCTGGCCGGGGCCGGCTACCACGTGCTGGCGCCCGATCAACGCGGCTACGGCGGCTCGTCGCGTCCGGACGCGATCGACGCTTACGACATCCACCACCTGACCGGTGACATCGTCGGGCTGCTCGACGACGTCGGGGCGCAGCGCGCCGTCTGGATCGGGCACGACTGGGGCGCCGCCGTGGTGTGGAACGCCCCGCTGCTGCACCCGGACCGGGTGGCGGCCGTCGCCGCGCTCAGCGTGCCGGTGACGCCACGCCCGCACGTGGCGCCCACGCGGGCGTGGCGAAAGGCGTTCGGCGAGAACTTCTTCTACATCCTGTATTTCCAGGAGCCCGGCGTCGCCGACGCCGAGTTGAACGCCGATCCCGCGCGGGTGATGCGGCGCATGCTGGGCAGTCTGCGATCCGATGGCCAGAACGCGATCGCAAGGATGGCCACGCCGGGTCCGGAGGGTTTCCTCGATCGCCTTGCCGAACCCGACGGGCTACCGGACTGGATCACCCAGGACGAGCTGGACCACTACGTCGCCGAGTTCACCCGCACCGGATTCACCGGCGGCCTGAACTGGTATCGCAACTTCGACCGAAACTGGGAAACCACACCCGAACTCGCGGACGCGAAGATCTCGGTGCCGTGCCTATTCATCGGCGGCACCGCCGACCCGGTGTTGACGTTCACCCGGGCCGACCGCGCGGCACAGGCCATCAGCGGACCGTACCGGCAATTGTTGATCGAGGGCGCCGGGCACTGGCTGCAGCAGGAGCGACCCGACGAGGTGAATGCGGCATTGCTGGACTTCCTCAACGGATTGGACCTGCGATGA